Within Hirundo rustica isolate bHirRus1 chromosome 12, bHirRus1.pri.v3, whole genome shotgun sequence, the genomic segment GGATATtcagagttggaagggacccacaaggaccatcaaGTCCAAGCCCTGGCCCACCACAGAACAACATGAAAAATGTGTCTTAAAGCACTGTCCAAACCCTTGAACTCTGGCCGGCTCTGGCAGTTGTTGTGGGCTGAGGGCTGTCCAGCTCCTGTCTTGCACCATCAGATTCCATGACCCagtgcagcagcctctgctgctgtgggacctgcctggggctgtgcttcctGGACAGCTTGGTCTGCAGGCACGGTGCAGCCTTTGGGCCGGGTGAGGAGCACACCTGATGGAGCCGTAGGGAGAACCTGCCTCCCAAAACAAGGACTCGGTCCTCTGAGTGGAGCCTGCAGGCCCCATGCCCATCACTTCTCCTGGATCCAGTCTGGCTGTGCTCATTGCAGTACCCAcagttccagcagctctggggtggaTCTGAAACCAGTGTTGCTCCCCCAGCTTGTGTGGGACAAGGCTATGGGAATCTGCCTGCCCATGGATCTGATTCGGGGCTGAGGCTGCCTGTTGCTTCTGCCAACACTGCCCGTGCTGCAGTATTAGCAGGGGGTTAAGATGAAGCTTGGGCTTAGGCAAACAGCCTAGGCTTGACTCTTTCTCTGCAGttatatttgcatttgaattgcatttgaatttccattttcttcccctgcctgctggtTAATTGCTTGCAGAAGCCTGAGCGTGCAGACTTGGTGTGACACTGGCTGGGTCAgtcagctgggcacagctcagctcaccTTCTGGAGGGCCCAGCTGGGATATTCCTCATCGCTGGCCATGTGTGTTGGGGTGATGCTGATGGAGTCTGGCCACAGTAAATTGTCATCAGTAATTACACCCCAGATAAAAAACTGGCACAGGGTCTgtctctcagcagctgctgggcacagggaggggaagggggcagTGGGAGatctggcagagctgcaggactgTCCATACTGACTCTGCCTAAAAGCAGTCAGGAAGTTTTTAGGACTGGTTTGAAAGGAGTCgactcccagctgctgctgcccatgcAAAGGTCTGTCAGCACAGACAGGGGAGATCCTGTCGGATACTTCCAGCACTGGGAACACTTCGTAATGGTGTGCCATAGTGGAGACCTGTGGCAGGATCCTATGGTAACTGTCTGGTGGCAAAGGGTTTGCTGCCTCCTTTTTGAGGGATTAatcaggaggaggaggactAAATACCTTAAAGAGGCTTAAAGGGCACTCTTGCAGGCAAGAATGCAGTTTTTGCCTGAATTCCCTCGAGGCAGAAGTTTTGCTCACTGCTCCTTTGCTTATCTCTGTCTTGTTGGCTACAGGGCTTTCAGAtccaagtttaaaaaaacaagtcaAACTGAGCTATCTTCTTTCATGAGCTGACAGCTCTTGGCTGGCCTAAAAATAACAGGCCATGTCTATCTGAAAGGATTTTGTGAACAAGGTCTTCAAAACCAGCTGGACCACTCACtgtatgtattttaaatcaCAATCATGGcttatttttaatggtcttgGTTACACTGCCAGGCTTGTGTAATCTTTCACCAATAAGCCTTCATTTACAGTTATTTCAAATAATGGGAAAACAAAGACagcccttttttaaaaaaacatgagCAGCAGAAGAGTTAATTTGAAACCAGACCccttgagggaaatggcagggCTTAAGGCTGATACTGCGTACATAGAAAACTGGGAAACTTTTAACATGAAAACTAGAGATCCCAAATCATTAACTATGTGTAGCCTCAACAAATACCCTTTGAAGCAATATCTGAAGGAAACATTGCTAGAACAGAGTCCAGGTCTCCCTCCTCCCACTTGTGCaccactgcaaacacagcagtgaCGATGGACAGGACAGACCCACGCCAAGGGCTCCGCTGCTCGGTGCTTATTTAGGAGCAAGTATTTTCATCCATCATAACAACATTATTTATCTACTCTAATCTTTCTGGGCTCTTCCTTTGTCACTTGAACATGGGTGATTTCTACTATCAGGTCAGTTCTTGTGTTTAAAGCAGTGCAGAGACATCCAATGCTTGTGACTTGTTGCCTTCTCAAAGATTTCCCAGGGGAGGCACAGGCTTCATAAGGAGTAATCCAcataaatttgattttcttaatCATCTCTTGCAGATCCTTTAGAAACAGTCCACATTTCCTCGCAGGCTGAATACAGCTGAACTAGCTCAGCTCATTTTAAATCAAGTTTAAGTGGGTTTATAAATGTTCTGCAACTGTCGCATCCCTGCTAGAACAAGTCATCCCAGTCAGCGATTGTTTggcctggttttgtttttcaggagagCCTAGTTTTTGGTGTGAATATGTCCAGCTGCAGTTTCCTTTTCTAGCATGGGCCCTCCATCTAAACTGGGAGTTAAAAACTGTAGGTTTTCCAAGCAGAAATATTCAGGCCTCCCTCGCCGTCATGCCTGTGTGTGGGGTCAGCCACCTTTCTGAAGTGAGTTTGGCTGTCAAAAGTAGGAGCAGACAGGATTAAAGAAGGAATCACCTTGTGACATGGGACTGGGTAAAGTACTGCTGCTTGTAGGTCTCCTCCTCAAGTCATGCcagtgcccagggaggaggcagcatCAGAAAACCCCAGCTCTCAGGAAAGCTGTGTGAAGTGTGTGATCCTGTAATTAAGGGCTTTTGCAGAGTGCACAGAAGGGGAAGATTTGTTCCAAATGTAACCTAAAATTACACATTCAGAGTGAATTTAAGCACTTGCTATTaaagtttttattcttcttcGTTGTGTAAGCCTCAGTAATGCTGTGGCTTTGTCCTGGCTCCCTATGTTTCTGTTCCTTATGTGTGCCCAGCCCTCCATTCTCCACAGTGAGCAGGTTAGTGGCTGATTTTGGCACAAGAGGATAAAGAGTGGAACCATCCAGCTCCTGTAAATGCTACTGTAAATGCTTTATTGCACTGGGCAGTGTCCTGACATCTCTGTTTTTAGAGGGTGTGATGAAATTAcacttttttaaaggaagacaGGGGCAGGTCAGTGCTTCTGGCTGGGCACGAGCAGACCCCTGCCTTAGTTCTCTCTTCGCAGAAGAAATGCCAAGGAAGGACAATTCATTCCTTTGTTCCTGCAGGAGCGAGGCTtggctccctgtgcccagctcaggTGAAgagctgcctttttcttttgagatgtcTGGGCTAAAAGCAGCTCCTGTTCTTgcagtggaggaggagggaacacagccacagccctgccctgtcctctgCCAGACTCGTGGGTACACAGCAAGGCCCAGGGGAAGGATGCCCACATGTTGGTGCATGGTGGCATATATTGAGGTATAGGGCCCTTGGGACGGCTTCCTCCAGCTGTTGTGAGCAGGAATCTGAATTCTTTGCTCTGGGATATGGCTGGTGAGGAGTTAACTAAAGCTGAGAGCTTTGAACTGCTCTGTAAGCTGTACCCAGCATGTGGCTCATGATGTGCTCTCCAGCTTGTCCAGGCTGGCTGAAAGTGGGGCTGCTCCTTCACAGAGGAGAGGAACAAGGGTGTTGCCTGTGTGATTGTGGCTGAAACCCTCTGCAGCTCTTGCACAAAAGCTTTTATGTGTTGCTCTTGCCAAAAGGCTTTTGGGTCCTGCATtatcctggcagagctgtgcatcCAGACCCTTCGGTGTGTTGAAACTCACAGTGTGGGAGTGAGCCCCAGGGTGCTGCCTGaatcctgcctgcagccagggagTGGGAGTGGCACCAAGGACTCACAGCGAGCCCAGCCCTGTGGCTCCAGGCATCCTTCCTTATCCATCCAGGGGCTTTCCCCAGCAGGACCTGCAGTCTTGGCTAATCCAACCCCGGCTCTGCACCTGCTACTGGATGCAGGAATGCTCCTGCCAGGCAGGTTTCCTTGGaaagctcctctcccagctttgCATTTGGGTAAATTATGAAATATGTATAAGCTTTACAGAACTGCAGAGAACCAAAGCACCCTTTCAGAAGGAGAGCTagagcctggctctgttttGGACTGCAGTGGCTGCTAAATGTGTCTCCATGAGCCCCAAAGCATCCTGTTTGCTCTGAGCGTCAGGGGGAGATGCCTCATGGAGTTCTGGAAAGCCCCACCAGAGCACTTGCCAAACGCCTCCGGGCCCAGGAGGTGATGAAGCTCAGGTTACTCACTCTGGAGTACCTACAGCCCCGGGAAATGTCACAGCCCACCGAGCTGGGAGCCTCACCCCTTCCACCGCGCAGCCCAAGCGGTTCCACTGTGGCGCGTGATCCCAAACTGCTGTAGAGCAGACGGATGTCAGCTGCCGGGAACCGGGGAGAGCTTGAGGGTTTGCACTCACCCTCAGCTACAGCTCAGGGGAGGAGACAGTGTCCCACAGGCTGAAAGAGGTTGTAAAGAGTGTGTTGGAGTCTTGAGGTGCCTGTGCTCTGAGACGAAGGCTTCCCTTGCAGCAGCTAGTTATGTGCAAGTGAGATCCTTGATTTTTAGCTAGCCTGGGGGTGAAGCCAGGCTGGCATGCTGTCCTGTGTCATGTCCAGCAATTCCCCAGACCATGTGTgacatccctgcctgcccacacTGGCCGTTACTTTGGGTCTGCTCCCTTCCTCTGTCCTCGACTGCTGTTCCTCTGGTAGAGCAGGACAACACCATGTAGCTCTCAGGATTTCCTGCTTCTTGTTGAGAGCTGGTATGCTCCAGCCAGGCCTGGGACTCAGAACCAGCTTCTGGCCCCTCTGGGTCAtcctggctctggggacagtgggacaaGCTGAAAGTAAGTGGAGAAGATGCACgttctgctgagctgctggagcagtgggacTAATGTATGTAGGGTGGGCAGGGTGTGATGGGGTGAGGAAAGGAGCAAGATGGCCaagctgggagaggaaggagtgGGAAGAGGGCAGTTGTTggatcagctctgctgtgcGGCATAACATCGCCTTCAGCTTTGTCACTGTCCCCATGACGTAAACTCGCCGTCTGCCCTCAGAGAAAACGAACCACTTGTGCTTGGCAGTTGCACAGCAAGTGTTGGAGCACTTGCAGGCACGGGGGCTTTGTGGGACTTCATGACCTCTTGTGGCTCCTTAAGCCCTTTGGGTCCAGTGCACCCCACAGAGCTCATCCTTGCCAACACGTGGAGGAGGAGGCAAAGGCTGCCGTGCTCTGGCCAGGATGCTCCTTCCCCAGTTGTTacacttcagatttttttctttaatccttGAAATTAAGCACTGCAGCTGATAGAACCTGTCCTAATGTTATACTCctaaaagctttcttttttgtttgtttgtttggtagATCTCCGAAGCTGGGAAGGACTCCTTGCCTTCTTGGTTGCACTGGaatgcagagagcagctccctggaagGGCTGCCCCTTGACACGGACAAGGGTGTCCACTACATCTCGGTGACCACTCTGCAGCCCTTCCCAAATGGGAGCTATGTCCCGCAGACCACAAACGTCTTCTCCGTTGAGGTCCACCAAGAAGACCACAGCGAGCCTCAGTCGGTGCGAGTGGCCGTCCAAGACACGAGTGACACAGCGCCCTTCGTGTGTGCCTCGGAAGAGCCAGTCACTATCCTGACCGTCATTTTGGATGCCGACTTAACAAAAATGACACCAAAGCAGAGGATTGAACTTTTAAAGAGAATGAGAAGCTTTTCAGAGGTGGAACTTAGCAACATGAAGTTGGTTCCTGTTGTAAATAACAGACTCTTTGACATGTCGGCCTTCATGGCTGGACCAGGGAATGCAAAGAAGGTGGTGGAAAACGGGGCCTTACTTTCATGGAAACTGGGATGCTCCCTAAGCCAAAACAGTGTCCCCAACATCAGCAAGGTGGAGGCTCCAGCTAAGGAAGGAACCATGTCTGCCCGCCTTGGCTACCCTGTTGTTGGCTGGCACATTGCTAACAAGAAGCCTCACCTCCCAAAGAGGATGCGGCGGCAGATCAACGCCACCCCTACGCCTTTGACTGCCATCGGGCCGCCCACCACTGCCACACAAGAGCCACCCACCAGGATTGTCCCCACCCCAACATCACCCGCCATCGCACCTCCCACAGAGACAACGGCACCCCCTGTCCGGGAGCCCATTCCACTGCCGAGGAAGCCAACAGTCACCATCAGAACCAGAGGCCCCATCGTCCAGACGCCGACGCTGGGGCCTATCCAGCCAACCAGGGTAGCAGAAGGCACGGGCACAGCCTCTGTGCCGATCCGCCCTACCATGCCTGGGTACGTAGAGCCCACAGCAATGATCACGCCGCCCTCAACTACCACCAAGAAACCGAGAGTCTCCACCCTGAAGCCAGCCACACCGTCCACGACAGATTCCTCCACGGCGATAACGCGAAGGCCTACTCGAAGGCCCAAAACGCCTCGTCCGACAAAGCCTCCCAGCACGACCAGGTCCCCCATCTCCAAGCTGACAACGGCCTCTCCGCCATCCCGCGTGCGCACCACGGCCAGCGGGCTGCCCCGGCCCTGGGAGCCGAACGAGCCACCCAAGCTGACGAACCACATCGACAGGGTCGACGCGTGGGAGGGCACGTACTTTGAGGTTAAGATACCGTCAGATACCTTCTACGACAAGGAAGACACCACCACCGACAAGCTGCAGCTGACCTTGAagctgaaggagcagcagaTGATAAAGGAGAATTCGTGGGTGCAGTTCAACAGCACCAGCCAGCTCATGTATGGCATGCCAGACCACAACCACATCGGGAAGCACGAGTACTTCATGTATGCCACCGACAAGGGCGGGCTCTTTGCCGTGGATGCTTTTGAAATCCACGTCCACAAACGCCCACATGGGGACAAGTCTCCAGTGAAGTTCAAGGCCCGGCTGGAAGGGGACCATAATGCAGTGGTGAATGACATCCATAAGAAGATCATGCTGGTGAAGAAGCTGGCTCTGGCTTTTGGtgacaggaacagcagcacaatCACAGTGCAGGACATCGCCAAAGGCTCCATCGTAGTGGAGTGGACCAACAACACGCTGCCCCTGGAGCCTTGCCCTCGGGAGCAGATCCGGACTTTGAGCAAAAAAATTGCGGATGACTCTGGCAGACCGAGCCCAGCTTTCTCCAACGTCCTGCAGCCTGAGTTCAAGCCTCTGAACGTGTCTGTGGTTGGTTCCGGCAGCTGCAGGCACATCCAGTTTGTCCCCGTGACCAAGGATGGCCGGGTGATCTCGGAGGCGACGCCGACGGTGGCAGCAGGCAAAGACCCCGAGAAGAGCAGCGAGGACGATGTGTACCTGCACACCGTCATCCCCGCCGTGGTGGTGGCTGCCATCCTCCTCGTGGCTGGCATCATTGCCATGATCTGCTACCGCAAGAAGAGGAAAGGCAAGCTGACCATCGAAGACCAGGCCACCTTCATAAAGAAAGGCGTGCCCATCATCTTCGCTGACGAGCTGGACGACTCCAAGCCCCCACCATCCTCCAGCATGCCCCTCATCCTCCAGGAGGAGAAAGCCCCACTGCCCCCTCCAGAGTACCCCAACCAGAGCATGCCGGAGACTACGCCGCTCAACCAGGACACCATTGGAGAGTACACTCCGCTGCGGGACGAGGACCCCAACGCGCCGCCCTACCAGCCTCCCCCCCCCTTCACTGCACCCATGGAGGGGAAAGGCTCCCGCCCGAAGAACATGACCCCGTACAGGTCCCCGCCGCCCTACGTCCCCCCTTAACAAATGGGAGGCTCTCGGGGGAGAAGGGGCCTCCAGCTCCACACCGGTGCTGCCTGTGGGCCGGCAGCCCCCTCGCCAGCCGGGAACACGAAACCCCAGCCCGCTCCCCAGCAGGCTCTCCCCGGCTGCGCCTGCCGCACCGGAGCGCTCGCAGGACTCGGGGGGACACTCGTTTTATTTTTGCCTAACaagctttggttttattttattcatagaaaaaaaaaaaaatttctcgGCTCAAAGATGCCTTCCCGGCGGCTGGGCTttggccggggccggggcggtgggcagggaggggggtcGGGTCGGGTCGGGCCGGGTCgggaggagcaggcagcactGGGGTAGCACTCTGGGTCTCCGCTGTTTGCCTTTAACACTAACTGTACTGTTTTTTCTATTCACGTGTGTCTAGCTACAGGACGTAACATGAAAGGTAgcctaaaaataattaaattcaagGGACTTTCTGAAGTCGATGGTTTAAGTTTTTACATTTAATCTGCTGTTTACCTAAACTGGGATGTGTagtttttggggagggggagggcagtgctgtgctgcaggcGAGCTCCACGGGCTGGTCAGCAGGGCCagccagcctcctcctcctcttctcgGGGTGGATCAGCTTCTTGGTTCAGGGTTTgattattttatcattttattttatttttaatcaaagaaATCCTATCTTTCTCACGCATCATAAAATAGTCATCAAAAAAGAGTTGGGTCAACCTGGCCTGGGGTGCCCATGGCTGAGCAGGGGGTGCATCGCTGTGTCGGGGAATGCTCGCGGAAGGATGAGCTGAGTCCTGTGCCACGACGACTTCTCTGCTTCCCAGCGAGCACCAGGGTTTGGGGGGGTCGATTTGAAGCAAAACCCCATCCCTGTGGGGTGTTTTGATGAGAGTAGGGTGCGTTCTCTGTCCCCCCTGCTCCTCGGGACTGTGCAGGAATGGCCTCACTGGCCTCACATCAGCACTCCAGCCTGGACACTGttggaaaagatgaaaaagtaaaaaaaaaaaaaaaaaatttaaaaaaaaattaaaaaataaaacgaaaataaaagaaaaaagcgcGCCAGGAATAGttaatagtttaaaaaatcGGTGAACTCTCAAATCTAATTTTTTACTAAATTTTTGATACAG encodes:
- the DAG1 gene encoding dystroglycan 1, with the translated sequence MTVGCLLQPPVLGRTWLPVLLLAASAHCHWPSEPAEVVRDWENQLEASMHSVLSDLRETVPAVVGIPDSSAVVGRYFRVSIPTDLIASNGEVVQISEAGKDSLPSWLHWNAESSSLEGLPLDTDKGVHYISVTTLQPFPNGSYVPQTTNVFSVEVHQEDHSEPQSVRVAVQDTSDTAPFVCASEEPVTILTVILDADLTKMTPKQRIELLKRMRSFSEVELSNMKLVPVVNNRLFDMSAFMAGPGNAKKVVENGALLSWKLGCSLSQNSVPNISKVEAPAKEGTMSARLGYPVVGWHIANKKPHLPKRMRRQINATPTPLTAIGPPTTATQEPPTRIVPTPTSPAIAPPTETTAPPVREPIPLPRKPTVTIRTRGPIVQTPTLGPIQPTRVAEGTGTASVPIRPTMPGYVEPTAMITPPSTTTKKPRVSTLKPATPSTTDSSTAITRRPTRRPKTPRPTKPPSTTRSPISKLTTASPPSRVRTTASGLPRPWEPNEPPKLTNHIDRVDAWEGTYFEVKIPSDTFYDKEDTTTDKLQLTLKLKEQQMIKENSWVQFNSTSQLMYGMPDHNHIGKHEYFMYATDKGGLFAVDAFEIHVHKRPHGDKSPVKFKARLEGDHNAVVNDIHKKIMLVKKLALAFGDRNSSTITVQDIAKGSIVVEWTNNTLPLEPCPREQIRTLSKKIADDSGRPSPAFSNVLQPEFKPLNVSVVGSGSCRHIQFVPVTKDGRVISEATPTVAAGKDPEKSSEDDVYLHTVIPAVVVAAILLVAGIIAMICYRKKRKGKLTIEDQATFIKKGVPIIFADELDDSKPPPSSSMPLILQEEKAPLPPPEYPNQSMPETTPLNQDTIGEYTPLRDEDPNAPPYQPPPPFTAPMEGKGSRPKNMTPYRSPPPYVPP